The genomic interval GCGTAGTGGCCCGCGAGGAACACCGTGAGCCCCTCCTCGCGAGCGACGTGGTAGGCCTTCCCCTTTCCCTCCCCGGTTATCAGGGCGTCGACGCCCGTCTCGGCCGCCTCGTCGAGCCAGTCGACGCCGCTGCCGGTGACGACCGCCACGTCCTCGATCTCCTCGGGGCCGAAGTCGAGGACCCGGACGCCCTGCCCGAAGTGGTCGAGTTCGGATTCGAGGGTCGCGCGCAGGCGGTCGGTCGCGACGGGGTCGGGCGCGCGGCCGCGCTGGCCGACGTGTTCCGGGCCCAACTCGGCGAACGGTTCGCGGTCCTCCAGCCCCAGCAGGTCGGCGATTCCCGCCGCGTTCCCGAGTTCGGGGTGGGCGTCGAGCGGGAGGTGGGAGACGTACAGCGCCACGTCGTTCTCGACGAGGGGCGCGATGCGGCCGTACTCCCGGCCGGTGACGCGCTCGATGCCGCCCCACGAGACGCCGTGGTGGACCACCAGCACGTCGGCGTCGCGGTCGGCCGCGACTTCGGCGGTCTGCTCGGCGGCGTCGACCGCGAACGCCGCGGTCTCGACCTCGCTGTGGTCGGGACCGACCTGCAGGCCGTTCGCGCTGGCGTCCACGTCGGCGAAGTCGCTCGTCCGGAGTCTGTCGTCGTACCGCGCGGTGAGTTCGGCGAGGTCCATGTCCCGGCGTTGGTCGGGCGGTGGCTTGTATCTGTATCTCTCGGTCGGGTGCGCGCGGCCGCGCGCACCCGACCGAGCGCGCCGGGTCGGCCGACGCGTTCGGGGCCAGTCGACGCGTTCGAGCCAGCCGACGCGTCCGGGGCCAGCCGACGCGCCGGTCAGTACTCCGCCCGAATCCGTCGCCAGTCGAGACGCAGGTAGTGGTACAGCGTTCCCGTCAGTCCCGACCGCGCGATTCGGCGCGCGGAGGTCTCGACGAGCGCCTCGGGATGGTAGCCCGTCGGCTCCTCGCGGGCGAGTCGCCGACTGAACGCGGTGTCCTCGTTGGGCACGTCCGGGAACCCGCCGACCCGGAAGTAGGCGTCCCGGGCCACGACGCAGTTGAACCCCGGCAGGACGGGGCGGGCGAGTCGCGGGAAGACGTGGTTGATGGTGGCCTCCATCACCCTCGCCCGCGCGGGACCCCGCATGCGACACCGCGAGGATGCCGCCGCGAGCCCCTCCGAGCGCGCGAAGTCGAGCATCGAGTCGAGGTAGTCGGGCCGGACCGCGGTGTCGGCGTCCACGAACGCCAGCCACTCCCCGCGGGAGCGCTCGGCCCCGCGGTGGCGCGCGTCGCCGATGCCGGTTCCGGACTGTTCGACGACCGCGGCGTCGTACTGCCGTGCGACCTCGGCGGTCGCGTCGTCGCTGTCGCCGTCCACGACGAGGAGTTCGTACGGGCGGTCGCTCCGCTGGGCGCGGATGCTGTCGAGCGTCTCGGGCAGGTAGGCGGCTTCGTCCCTCGCGGGAACGACGAAGCTCGCGACTGGACGGGTCATCGGTCGGGGGTGATGGTCGACCGCGACGGTTCGACCGCGAGGAGTAAGGGTCTTTCCGCCCGAGCGAGTAGGTCGAGGTGGCCGATGACGAGGCGCGTGCTCCGAACTGGTCTCGGCAGCCAGTCGTGACGAGCCCTATGAGTGCCGAGGCCGGAAATCCGACCGCGGATTTCCGAACGCAAGCGTTGCCGACCCTATTCCGAACGCAAGCGTCGCCGACTCAGAACACCGCGAAGAGACCACCGAAGAACCCGACCGTGACGACGAGCCGACCCAGACTCCCGAGGAACGTCGCCACGGCGAACCGCGTGTAGTTCTTCTCCAGCACGGCGAACGCGTAGATCGAGATGGTGTCGGGGAAGAACGGGACCGACAGCGCGATGGCGAGGCCGCCGTAGCCGTACTGCTGGGCGAGCTGGACCGAGCGGGCCTCCGACCACTCCAGCACGTTCCACCGGGACCGGCGCAACCACCGGGTCACTGGCCCGGAGTGCTTGACCTCCTGACCGATGTGGAACGCGAACAGGCTTCCGACGGCCTTTCCGACCGCGCTGACGAGCATGATGGCCCCGAGGTTCCCCCATTGGGGCAGGCCCAAATCGACCGGCGCGACCAGCACGACCTCGCTGGGTCCGGGGAGCACGAACGCGATGAGAAACGAGTACACGAAGATGACGCCCATGCCGGGCCAGCCGGTCGCCGAGGCGACGATTCGCTCGACGAAGTCGCCACCGGAGACCACGAGCGGTTCGACGGCCAGCGACGCGAACTGTGCTATCGGAATCGAGTGTACTTCGGGAATCATGTGTCCCTCCAGCGTCTCGTCGGAATCGGGCGTACTCCCCCGGTCATGTGTGCCCCCACGTCCATCGTGCGTCGAGGACGTACCTGTAGATTCCGCTGATGACGATTGCGACCGCGTTGGCGAGCAGGTACGGGACGTGTCGCCACTCCACGAGCACGAACAGCACCCCGAGCTGTATCGGAATCGCGGTGCCGCGGACCACGTTCGTCTTGAGCAGTCCGGCCAGATACTCGAGCCCGCCGGTCCGGCGGGACTCGCGGAAGGTCCAGGCGTTGTTCAGGACGTACGACAGCACGATGGTTATCTCGATGGCGAAGAACGCGCCGACGAGGTAGTTCAGACCCGCCACGTCGACGAACAGCCACAGCAGGACCATCTGGACCCCCGCCGTGAAGATTCCGACGGTGACGAACCGCCGGAGTTGCGTGGCGATCGGCCCGTCGACGAGGTTCCGGAGGAATGCTCGGACCATCTATCGGTAACCGAGGGCTTCCAGGCGAGCTTCGAGCCCGGCGTCGATGTCGTC from Halorussus salilacus carries:
- a CDS encoding Nif3-like dinuclear metal center hexameric protein; the encoded protein is MDLAELTARYDDRLRTSDFADVDASANGLQVGPDHSEVETAAFAVDAAEQTAEVAADRDADVLVVHHGVSWGGIERVTGREYGRIAPLVENDVALYVSHLPLDAHPELGNAAGIADLLGLEDREPFAELGPEHVGQRGRAPDPVATDRLRATLESELDHFGQGVRVLDFGPEEIEDVAVVTGSGVDWLDEAAETGVDALITGEGKGKAYHVAREEGLTVFLAGHYATETFGVQSLQALADEWGLETTFIDAPTGL
- a CDS encoding glycosyltransferase, with protein sequence MTRPVASFVVPARDEAAYLPETLDSIRAQRSDRPYELLVVDGDSDDATAEVARQYDAAVVEQSGTGIGDARHRGAERSRGEWLAFVDADTAVRPDYLDSMLDFARSEGLAAASSRCRMRGPARARVMEATINHVFPRLARPVLPGFNCVVARDAYFRVGGFPDVPNEDTAFSRRLAREEPTGYHPEALVETSARRIARSGLTGTLYHYLRLDWRRIRAEY
- a CDS encoding YqaA family protein, whose amino-acid sequence is MIPEVHSIPIAQFASLAVEPLVVSGGDFVERIVASATGWPGMGVIFVYSFLIAFVLPGPSEVVLVAPVDLGLPQWGNLGAIMLVSAVGKAVGSLFAFHIGQEVKHSGPVTRWLRRSRWNVLEWSEARSVQLAQQYGYGGLAIALSVPFFPDTISIYAFAVLEKNYTRFAVATFLGSLGRLVVTVGFFGGLFAVF
- a CDS encoding GtrA family protein, with the translated sequence MVRAFLRNLVDGPIATQLRRFVTVGIFTAGVQMVLLWLFVDVAGLNYLVGAFFAIEITIVLSYVLNNAWTFRESRRTGGLEYLAGLLKTNVVRGTAIPIQLGVLFVLVEWRHVPYLLANAVAIVISGIYRYVLDARWTWGHT